A window of Streptomyces armeniacus contains these coding sequences:
- a CDS encoding phosphatase: MPLPLPLPAPPSRTELIEHLVRTRIAGDVATPRENNLSHYRKLANGDRHFWLGLELGDRWTDEQDVLAVMAERCGVSDDPDHRQGQDTIDPDLTVGALDRAAAQLRKAAESRKRVLFATGHPGALLDMHGTLALALRLAGCEIVRAPLGLYPDDGVVVQFSGVAVYERGASLWHTHSPEPMRQILDAFERAEEPLPDLVVADHGWAGCAAQHGVDAVGFADCNDPALFLGEAEGTLSVAVPLDDHVTDPRFYEPMTAYLLASADLSAD, translated from the coding sequence ATGCCATTGCCACTGCCATTGCCCGCCCCGCCCTCCCGGACCGAGCTGATCGAGCACCTCGTACGGACCCGGATCGCCGGCGACGTCGCCACTCCCCGCGAGAACAACCTCTCCCACTACCGCAAGCTCGCGAACGGCGACCGGCACTTCTGGCTCGGCCTGGAACTGGGTGACCGCTGGACGGACGAGCAGGACGTACTGGCCGTGATGGCGGAGCGCTGCGGCGTCAGCGACGACCCGGACCACCGGCAGGGCCAGGACACCATCGACCCCGACCTGACCGTCGGCGCGCTCGACCGGGCGGCGGCGCAGCTGCGGAAGGCCGCCGAGAGCCGCAAGCGGGTGCTCTTCGCGACCGGCCACCCCGGCGCGCTGCTGGACATGCACGGCACGCTGGCGCTGGCGCTGCGGCTGGCGGGCTGCGAGATCGTACGGGCGCCGCTCGGGCTGTACCCGGACGACGGGGTGGTCGTGCAGTTCAGCGGGGTCGCGGTGTACGAGCGCGGCGCCTCGCTGTGGCACACGCACTCGCCGGAGCCGATGCGGCAGATCCTCGACGCGTTCGAGCGGGCGGAGGAGCCGCTGCCGGACCTCGTCGTCGCGGACCACGGCTGGGCCGGCTGCGCCGCGCAGCACGGCGTGGACGCGGTCGGCTTCGCCGACTGCAACGACCCGGCGCTGTTCCTCGGCGAGGCCGAGGGCACCCTGTCGGTCGCCGTCCCGCTGGACGACCACGTGACCGACCCGCGCTTCTACGAGCCCATGACCGCGTACCTCCTCGCCTCGGCGGACCTCAGCGCCGACTGA
- the speB gene encoding agmatinase: MTTTANDVPEPREPRARSLETRQDGEAPEDQRTGVPEQLPRGPVDSSRVPRYAGPATFARLPRLDEVGGRADVAVVGVPFDTGVSYRPGARFGGNAIREASRLLRPYNPAQDASPFALAQVADAGDIAANPFDIDEAVETVQAAADAVLDSGARLMTLGGDHTIALPLLRAVARKHGPVALLHFDAHLDTWDTYFGAAYTHGTPFRRAVEEGVLDTSALSHVGIRGPLYGPKDLDDDAKMGFGIVTSADVMRRGPDEVAQQLRERIGDRPLYVSVDIDVLDPAHAPGTGTPEAGGLTSRELLEILRGLSGCRLVSADLVEVAPAYDHAEITSVAASHTAYELTTLMARQVAEAREES, encoded by the coding sequence ATGACGACCACCGCGAACGACGTGCCCGAACCGCGCGAGCCGCGCGCGCGGAGCCTCGAAACCCGGCAGGACGGGGAGGCGCCGGAGGACCAACGGACCGGCGTGCCCGAGCAGTTGCCGCGCGGCCCCGTCGACTCCTCCCGCGTCCCCCGGTACGCCGGCCCGGCGACCTTCGCCCGGCTGCCGCGGCTGGACGAGGTGGGGGGCAGGGCGGACGTGGCGGTGGTCGGTGTGCCGTTCGACACAGGCGTGTCGTACCGTCCGGGCGCCCGCTTCGGCGGAAACGCCATCCGGGAGGCGTCCCGCCTGCTGCGCCCGTACAACCCGGCGCAGGACGCGTCGCCGTTCGCCCTCGCGCAGGTCGCGGACGCGGGCGACATCGCGGCGAACCCGTTCGACATCGACGAGGCCGTGGAGACCGTGCAGGCGGCGGCCGACGCCGTGCTGGACTCCGGGGCCCGGCTGATGACCCTCGGCGGCGACCACACCATCGCGCTGCCGCTGCTGCGCGCGGTCGCGCGCAAGCACGGCCCTGTCGCGCTGCTGCACTTCGACGCGCACCTGGACACCTGGGACACGTACTTCGGCGCCGCCTACACCCACGGCACGCCCTTCCGGCGGGCCGTCGAGGAGGGCGTACTGGACACGTCGGCCCTCTCCCACGTGGGCATACGCGGCCCGCTGTACGGCCCGAAGGACCTGGACGACGACGCGAAGATGGGCTTCGGCATCGTCACCTCGGCGGACGTCATGCGCCGCGGCCCGGACGAGGTCGCGCAGCAGCTGCGGGAGCGGATCGGGGACCGGCCGCTGTACGTGTCCGTCGACATCGACGTCCTGGACCCCGCCCACGCGCCCGGCACCGGCACCCCGGAGGCGGGCGGGCTCACTTCGCGGGAGCTGCTGGAGATCCTGCGCGGGCTGTCCGGCTGCCGGCTCGTGTCCGCGGACCTGGTCGAGGTGGCGCCGGCATACGACCACGCGGAGATCACCTCGGTTGCGGCCTCGCACACCGCGTACGAGCTCACGACGCTGATGGCGCGGCAGGTCGCGGAGGCACGCGAGGAGTCCTGA
- the erm gene encoding ErmE/ErmH/ErmO/ErmR family 23S rRNA (adenine(2058)-N(6))-methyltransferase → MARRRKTLSQNFLHHPAAVQRIVRSAALPPDALVVEPGAGEGVLTRALAGRVRRVIAYEIDPRLAARLPARVRSHPNVRPVHGDFLRARAPREPFAVVGNIPYARTADIVRWCLDAPRLTSATLLTQLEYARKRTGGYGRWSLLTVRTWPEYEWRLLTRIGRECFTPVPRTDSALLRLERRPEPLLPPERLAAYREFVGHGFTGVGGSLAATLARRYRTRGVRAAFGRLGLDEAAPVGVVPPEQWLRLFRELAG, encoded by the coding sequence GTGGCACGCCGCCGCAAGACGCTTTCCCAGAACTTCCTGCACCACCCCGCCGCCGTCCAGCGCATCGTGCGCTCGGCGGCGCTGCCCCCCGACGCCCTGGTCGTCGAACCGGGCGCGGGCGAAGGGGTGCTCACCCGCGCGCTGGCCGGCCGCGTACGCCGCGTCATCGCGTACGAGATCGACCCCCGCCTCGCCGCGCGGCTGCCGGCCCGCGTCCGCTCGCACCCCAACGTCCGCCCTGTGCACGGGGACTTCCTGCGCGCACGTGCGCCGCGCGAGCCGTTCGCGGTGGTGGGCAACATCCCGTACGCGCGCACCGCGGACATCGTCCGCTGGTGCCTGGACGCGCCGCGGCTGACCTCGGCGACGCTGCTGACGCAGCTGGAGTACGCGCGCAAGCGCACCGGCGGCTACGGCCGCTGGTCGCTGCTGACGGTGCGGACATGGCCGGAGTACGAGTGGCGGCTGCTCACCCGGATCGGCCGCGAGTGCTTCACACCGGTGCCGCGTACGGACTCGGCGCTGCTCCGTCTCGAACGCCGCCCGGAGCCGCTGCTGCCCCCGGAACGGCTCGCGGCCTACCGCGAGTTCGTCGGTCACGGCTTCACGGGCGTCGGCGGCTCACTCGCGGCCACGCTCGCCCGGAGGTACCGGACCCGCGGGGTCCGGGCGGCCTTCGGGCGGCTGGGGCTGGACGAGGCGGCGCCGGTGGGCGTGGTGCCGCCGGAGCAGTGGCTGCGGCTGTTCCGGGAGCTGGCCGGCTAG